A window from Prochlorococcus marinus CUG1435 encodes these proteins:
- a CDS encoding 30S ribosomal protein S6 encodes MNDQQSYYETMYILRPDIAEDEVTNHINKYNKLLEEFGGTIVDSQMRGKRRLAYQIAKHREGVYVQLSHQGDGQHIFKIEKAMRLSEDVIRYMTVKQEGPLPTPKTSNKSTPQTDNKDNLKAKVESKEGQPETTTETSTSVKDNTETNENGES; translated from the coding sequence ATGAACGATCAACAATCTTATTACGAAACAATGTACATCCTTCGCCCTGATATTGCGGAAGATGAAGTAACTAATCACATTAACAAATACAATAAACTTTTAGAAGAATTTGGCGGCACTATTGTAGATAGTCAAATGAGAGGCAAGAGAAGATTAGCCTATCAAATAGCAAAGCATAGAGAAGGTGTGTACGTTCAATTAAGTCATCAAGGTGACGGACAACATATTTTTAAAATTGAAAAAGCAATGAGACTGAGTGAAGATGTTATTAGATACATGACGGTTAAACAAGAAGGGCCTTTACCAACACCAAAAACTTCGAACAAGAGTACACCTCAGACAGATAACAAAGATAATCTAAAAGCCAAAGTAGAATCTAAAGAGGGTCAACCAGAAACAACTACTGAAACTTCAACTTCAGTAAAAGATAATACTGAAACCAATGAAAATGGAGAATCTTAA
- a CDS encoding shikimate dehydrogenase, giving the protein MITSKTSFIALIGNPISHSLSPIMQNAALQYLGLDLIYIAIPCKNEDLEIVLNSLKKINCKGLNITIPFKEKVFDLCSEISPIANQLKAINTLKLNSKKEWSATNTDVEGFIYPLKNLNLRNKQSIVLGSGGAARSVIQGLINLNFSTISVVSRNKKSLDDLTKNFESQIKIKGLLNNDDKAKNFIEEADLIVNTTPVGMKIATNETNELPYGEIFWRSLNEKTIVYDLIYNPAPTDLLKFSANKGCMTIDGLQMLVAQGIQSLSFWTDGLEVPFHIMNNALKKYLKKNNGNF; this is encoded by the coding sequence ATGATTACAAGTAAGACATCTTTTATTGCATTAATCGGCAATCCAATTAGCCACTCTTTGTCACCAATCATGCAAAATGCTGCTCTTCAATATTTAGGATTAGATTTAATTTATATTGCAATACCTTGTAAAAATGAAGATCTAGAAATAGTTCTCAATTCTTTGAAAAAAATTAATTGCAAGGGATTAAATATTACAATTCCCTTTAAGGAAAAAGTATTTGACCTTTGTAGTGAAATTTCACCTATTGCCAACCAGCTTAAGGCAATTAATACACTTAAATTAAATTCTAAAAAAGAATGGAGTGCAACTAATACAGATGTAGAAGGATTTATTTATCCATTAAAAAACTTAAATTTAAGAAACAAACAATCGATTGTACTAGGCTCTGGTGGAGCAGCGAGATCAGTTATACAAGGATTAATAAATTTGAATTTTTCAACAATTTCAGTAGTGTCACGCAACAAAAAATCATTAGATGACTTAACAAAAAATTTTGAAAGTCAAATTAAAATTAAGGGTTTGTTAAATAATGATGATAAGGCTAAGAATTTTATTGAAGAAGCAGATTTAATTGTAAATACCACACCAGTCGGAATGAAAATAGCTACAAATGAAACAAATGAATTACCATATGGAGAAATTTTTTGGAGATCCCTTAATGAGAAAACAATTGTTTATGATTTAATCTACAATCCTGCACCAACTGACTTATTAAAATTTAGCGCTAATAAAGGTTGCATGACTATCGATGGTTTACAAATGCTTGTTGCTCAAGGAATTCAATCATTATCCTTTTGGACTGATGGTTTAGAAGTACCTTTTCATATCATGAATAACGCTTTAAAAAAATATCTTAAAAAAAATAATGGTAATTTTTAA
- a CDS encoding argininosuccinate synthase — MHQVKKVVLAYSGGVDTSVCIPYLKNEYGISEVVTFVADLGQGEDLELIRQKALNSGASQSIVGNLVNSFVERYAFPAIRANALYQDKYPLSTALARPLIAENLVNIAREFSADAVAHGCTGKGNDQVRFDLAIHALGPDLKIITPAREWKMSREEAILYGEKFGIPAPVSKKSPYSIDVNLLGRSIEAGVLEDTMQEAPEDIFAMTSSIDKSPDTPQDIEIIFKNGFPVGINDESLTPVEIIKKANFLAGEHGFGRIDMIEDRVVGIKSREIYETPGLLLLIKAHKELESITLNPDVIDFKGTVEKKWGQLVYQGFWFGPLKDSLDAFISSTQTSVNGRVKIRLYKGNATIIGRISENNSLYREDLATYSREDVFNHSLAEGFIYMWGMSNKIWAELNSKTND; from the coding sequence ATGCATCAGGTAAAAAAAGTTGTACTAGCTTATTCTGGTGGCGTAGATACGAGCGTTTGTATTCCATATTTAAAGAATGAATATGGAATTTCAGAAGTGGTTACTTTTGTGGCTGATCTTGGACAAGGGGAGGATTTAGAACTTATTAGGCAAAAAGCATTAAATTCTGGTGCATCTCAATCAATTGTTGGTAATTTAGTTAATAGTTTTGTTGAGAGATATGCTTTCCCAGCCATTAGAGCAAACGCATTATATCAAGATAAATATCCTTTATCTACAGCTCTTGCTAGGCCTTTAATTGCAGAGAATCTAGTAAATATTGCTCGAGAGTTTAGTGCTGACGCAGTCGCTCATGGATGTACTGGTAAAGGGAATGATCAAGTTCGATTTGATTTAGCAATTCATGCTTTAGGTCCTGATTTGAAAATAATTACTCCTGCAAGGGAATGGAAAATGAGTAGAGAAGAGGCAATATTGTATGGAGAAAAATTTGGAATTCCTGCACCAGTATCAAAAAAATCACCATATTCAATAGATGTTAATTTACTCGGTAGGAGTATTGAAGCAGGCGTATTAGAAGACACAATGCAAGAGGCGCCTGAAGATATTTTTGCAATGACATCATCTATTGATAAATCACCTGATACTCCTCAAGATATAGAAATAATTTTTAAAAATGGGTTTCCTGTTGGAATTAATGATGAATCTTTAACCCCTGTAGAGATTATAAAAAAAGCTAATTTTCTTGCAGGCGAGCATGGTTTTGGAAGAATTGATATGATTGAAGATCGAGTAGTAGGAATAAAAAGTAGAGAGATTTACGAAACACCTGGCCTCTTACTTTTAATAAAAGCTCACAAGGAATTAGAAAGCATTACATTAAACCCAGATGTTATCGATTTTAAAGGAACAGTGGAAAAAAAATGGGGTCAATTAGTCTATCAAGGTTTTTGGTTTGGACCTCTTAAAGATAGTTTGGATGCATTTATTTCATCGACTCAAACTTCAGTCAATGGAAGAGTAAAGATTAGACTTTATAAGGGGAATGCAACAATCATTGGAAGAATATCTGAAAATAATTCTCTATATAGGGAAGATTTAGCAACTTACAGTAGAGAAGATGTGTTTAATCATTCCTTAGCAGAGGGTTTTATTTATATGTGGGGTATGTCTAATAAAATTTGGGCCGAGTTAAATTCAAAAACTAATGATTAA
- a CDS encoding DUF3134 domain-containing protein: MDSNKLKLRLDDISEVNPALTCYHRDDPAPVLPLRDEPDLLSWLENTGRLVAEKEGDSQEISTIEEEELSALMGEKEDYKTEEEPSLEDDWED; the protein is encoded by the coding sequence ATGGACTCAAATAAACTAAAACTTAGATTAGACGATATTTCTGAAGTTAACCCAGCTTTAACTTGCTATCACAGAGATGATCCAGCTCCTGTTTTGCCCCTAAGAGATGAACCTGATCTGCTATCTTGGCTTGAAAATACAGGAAGGCTGGTTGCTGAAAAAGAAGGAGATTCACAAGAGATTAGTACGATAGAGGAAGAAGAACTTTCAGCGCTAATGGGAGAGAAAGAAGATTATAAAACTGAAGAGGAACCTTCATTAGAGGATGATTGGGAAGATTAA